One region of Ornithinibacter aureus genomic DNA includes:
- a CDS encoding LmeA family phospholipid-binding protein, with protein MKHFLLGVGATLATMALALVVLLLTLGSGNGEPIAAPSPTASDPGTDTGPQPPADLTADETWLGTVDLRGSDVVSADATLTDVVATGSGVRFSESGLRAERLDLDATLPFATVATQIGDGVRLYDAGDGLAGIERAVTILGRDLTVRAEGTVVADGGQLLIEPRTVDLGGPDFLDSALSSLARSLVTIRQPVPGVPDGLALTDVTVTPAGFDASLSGSDVTIGR; from the coding sequence ATGAAGCACTTCCTGCTCGGTGTCGGCGCCACCCTGGCCACGATGGCCCTCGCCCTCGTCGTCCTGCTCCTCACCCTCGGGTCCGGCAACGGCGAGCCGATCGCGGCGCCCAGCCCGACGGCATCCGACCCGGGGACGGACACGGGGCCGCAGCCGCCCGCCGACCTGACCGCCGACGAGACGTGGCTCGGCACCGTCGACCTGCGCGGCTCCGACGTCGTGTCGGCCGATGCGACGCTCACCGACGTCGTGGCCACCGGGTCCGGGGTCCGGTTCTCCGAGAGCGGCCTGCGCGCCGAGCGGCTCGACCTCGACGCCACCCTGCCGTTCGCCACGGTCGCCACCCAGATCGGCGACGGGGTCCGGCTGTACGACGCCGGTGACGGGCTCGCGGGCATCGAACGCGCCGTGACCATCCTCGGCCGGGACCTCACGGTGCGAGCTGAGGGAACGGTGGTCGCCGACGGCGGTCAGCTGCTCATCGAGCCCCGCACCGTCGACCTCGGCGGGCCGGACTTCCTCGACAGCGCCCTCAGTTCGTTGGCGCGCAGCCTCGTGACGATCCGCCAGCCCGTGCCGGGTGTGCCGGACGGGCTGGCCCTCACCGACGTGACTGTCACACCGGCCGGGTTCGACGCCTCGCTCTCCGGCAGCGACGTCACGATCGGTCGCTGA
- a CDS encoding ABC-F family ATP-binding cassette domain-containing protein: MGHLDVNSVCFALPDGRELLRDVTFRVGEGAKVALIGPNGTGKTTLLRILAGDLTASDGAVTRSGGLGVMRQFIGKVRDDTTVRDLLVSVAPEAVRLAAAEIDRTELMMMERDSEADQLAYAQALADWGDVGGYEWETHWDVCTVAAIGTAFERAQWRKVSTLSGGEQKRLVLESLLRGPEEVLVLDEPDNYLDVPAKRWLEERLIESPKTVLFVSHDRELLDRVATRIVTLEPSHGGNTVWVHPGRFTTYDQARSDRNDRLDELLRRWDEEHAKIKALVLMYRQKAAYNDGLASRLQAAETRLRKFEEAGPPEAVPLRQKVTMRLTGGRTAKRAVVVTGLELRVDGAQLMKPFDAEIWFGERIGVLGSNGSGKSHFLRLLAAGGSDPDREHEPVGDIRPAPVEHAGRVVLGSRVRPGWFAQTHDHASLHGRTLLEILHRGDEHRAGMPREVAARALDRYGLAKASEQTFETLSGGQQARLQILLLELSGATLLLLDEPTDNLDLHSAEALEDALAAFEGTVLAVTHDRWFARGLDRFLVFRSDGRVVASDEPVWDEGRVGRAR; the protein is encoded by the coding sequence GTGGGCCATCTCGACGTGAACTCCGTGTGCTTCGCCCTCCCCGACGGGCGTGAACTGTTGCGTGACGTCACCTTCCGGGTGGGGGAGGGTGCCAAGGTCGCCCTGATCGGTCCGAACGGCACCGGGAAGACCACCCTGCTGCGCATCCTCGCCGGCGACCTCACGGCATCCGACGGGGCGGTGACGCGCAGCGGCGGTCTCGGGGTCATGCGGCAGTTCATCGGCAAGGTGCGCGACGACACCACCGTGCGTGACCTGCTCGTGTCGGTGGCCCCGGAGGCGGTTCGCCTCGCGGCCGCCGAGATCGACCGCACCGAGCTGATGATGATGGAGCGGGACTCCGAGGCCGACCAGCTCGCGTACGCGCAGGCGCTCGCCGACTGGGGTGACGTCGGTGGGTACGAGTGGGAGACCCACTGGGACGTGTGCACCGTGGCGGCCATCGGCACCGCGTTCGAGCGCGCCCAGTGGCGCAAGGTGTCGACGCTGTCGGGCGGGGAACAGAAGCGCCTCGTGCTCGAGTCGCTGCTGCGCGGGCCCGAGGAGGTGCTCGTGCTCGACGAGCCGGACAACTACCTTGACGTCCCGGCCAAGCGCTGGCTCGAGGAACGCCTCATCGAGTCGCCGAAGACCGTGCTGTTCGTCAGCCACGACCGTGAGCTGCTCGACCGGGTGGCGACGCGGATCGTGACCCTGGAGCCCAGCCACGGTGGCAACACCGTGTGGGTGCACCCCGGGCGGTTCACGACGTACGACCAGGCCCGGTCCGACCGCAACGACCGGCTCGATGAGCTGCTGCGGCGATGGGACGAGGAGCACGCGAAGATCAAGGCCCTCGTGCTGATGTACCGGCAGAAGGCGGCGTACAACGACGGGCTCGCTTCACGCCTGCAGGCCGCCGAGACCAGGCTGCGCAAGTTCGAGGAGGCCGGGCCGCCCGAGGCCGTGCCGCTGCGGCAGAAGGTCACCATGCGACTCACCGGTGGGCGCACCGCCAAGCGTGCGGTGGTGGTGACCGGGCTCGAACTTCGCGTTGACGGCGCGCAGCTCATGAAGCCCTTCGACGCCGAGATCTGGTTCGGTGAGCGCATCGGTGTTCTCGGGAGCAACGGCTCGGGGAAGTCGCACTTCCTGCGGCTCCTCGCGGCCGGCGGCAGCGACCCCGATCGCGAGCACGAGCCGGTGGGCGACATCCGCCCCGCCCCGGTGGAGCACGCCGGACGGGTGGTGCTCGGGTCCCGGGTGCGTCCCGGCTGGTTCGCCCAGACGCACGACCACGCCAGCCTGCACGGGCGCACCCTGCTCGAGATCCTCCACCGCGGGGACGAGCACCGGGCCGGGATGCCGCGTGAGGTCGCCGCACGCGCGTTGGACCGGTACGGCTTGGCAAAGGCGTCCGAGCAGACCTTCGAGACGTTGTCCGGTGGGCAGCAGGCGCGGTTGCAGATCCTGCTCCTCGAGCTCTCGGGGGCGACCCTGCTGCTGCTCGACGAGCCGACCGACAACCTCGACCTGCACTCGGCCGAGGCCCTCGAGGACGCCCTGGCCGCCTTCGAGGGCACCGTGCTGGCGGTCACTCACGATCGGTGGTTCGCGCGGGGGCTCGACCGGTTCCTCGTGTTCCGGTCCGACGGTCGCGTCGTCGCCAGCGACGAGCCGGTGTGGGACGAGGGGCGCGTCGGCAGAGCTCGCTGA
- a CDS encoding MFS transporter produces the protein MSPVLTPREAERRLYLLTTTRWLPVGFIVGIIILLQTGRGLTVAQAASSFAIGGLVTFALELPTSGFADAVGRRPVYLAAAALGVVAAVGIALAQSFWWFVAAAVVTGAFRALDSGPLEAWFVDAVHATMSGVDVDRQLSRAGSVLGGAIAVGALASGGLIWWDPVRTVFGVSGVSALDAAAWVSAALTVVHLVAAAALMTEQRPPAAAGRSRWSHALSEARTTPVVIAGGLRLLATNRVLLALVGVEVFWSVGMITFESLMPLRLEELVGSAERAGALVGPVSAAGWGLFAVGSWLAGVTSGRIGVARAAMVGRVLNAFGAVVMGLVAGPVALVAAYLFTYSMHGMNGPPHAALLHRQATSANRATVLSINSMMAFLAFAVAAPLVGTLADRASISTAMVTAGAISLLGVACYVPARRQERGRASLETSVVAH, from the coding sequence GTGAGCCCCGTCCTCACTCCTCGCGAGGCCGAGCGCCGGCTCTACCTGCTGACGACGACCCGCTGGCTGCCCGTCGGGTTCATCGTCGGCATCATCATCCTGCTCCAGACGGGTCGCGGGTTGACCGTCGCCCAGGCTGCGTCGTCCTTCGCCATCGGCGGTCTCGTGACCTTTGCCCTCGAGCTGCCGACGAGCGGTTTCGCGGATGCCGTGGGGCGGCGGCCGGTGTACCTCGCCGCCGCGGCGCTCGGGGTCGTCGCCGCCGTCGGGATCGCGCTCGCCCAGTCGTTCTGGTGGTTCGTGGCGGCCGCCGTGGTCACGGGGGCGTTCCGCGCCCTGGACTCCGGGCCGCTCGAGGCGTGGTTCGTCGATGCCGTGCACGCCACGATGTCCGGGGTCGACGTCGACCGGCAGCTCTCCCGGGCGGGCTCGGTGCTGGGTGGGGCCATCGCCGTGGGTGCCCTCGCCTCCGGCGGACTCATCTGGTGGGACCCGGTGCGCACGGTCTTCGGCGTCTCGGGTGTCTCCGCCCTCGATGCCGCGGCGTGGGTCAGCGCGGCCCTGACGGTGGTTCACCTCGTTGCCGCCGCAGCGTTGATGACCGAGCAGCGCCCGCCTGCGGCGGCTGGTCGCTCCCGGTGGTCGCACGCACTGTCCGAGGCGCGCACCACCCCCGTGGTCATCGCGGGCGGGTTGCGCCTGCTGGCCACCAACCGCGTGCTGCTGGCCCTGGTCGGCGTCGAGGTGTTCTGGTCGGTCGGCATGATCACCTTCGAGTCGCTCATGCCGCTGCGCCTGGAGGAGCTCGTCGGCTCCGCGGAGCGGGCGGGAGCCCTGGTCGGGCCGGTGTCGGCCGCCGGGTGGGGGCTGTTCGCCGTGGGCTCGTGGCTGGCCGGTGTCACGTCAGGGCGCATCGGCGTCGCCCGAGCGGCCATGGTGGGGCGAGTGCTCAATGCGTTCGGGGCCGTGGTCATGGGGCTGGTCGCCGGCCCGGTCGCGCTGGTCGCGGCCTACCTGTTCACCTACTCCATGCACGGGATGAACGGCCCGCCCCACGCGGCGCTGCTCCACCGGCAGGCGACGTCCGCCAACCGCGCCACCGTGCTGTCGATCAACTCGATGATGGCCTTCCTCGCCTTCGCCGTGGCCGCTCCCCTCGTCGGCACCCTCGCCGACCGGGCGTCCATCAGCACCGCCATGGTCACCGCCGGCGCGATCAGCCTGCTCGGCGTGGCCTGCTACGTCCCTGCCCGGCGTCAGGAGCGCGGCAGGGCGTCGCTGGAGACCAGTGTGGTGGCGCACTGA
- the glmM gene encoding phosphoglucosamine mutase: MSRLFGTDGVRGLANGPVITAEMALSMSVAAARVLGQAGATPGHRPKAVVGRDPRASGEFLAAAVVAGLASAGVDVYNAGVLPTPAVAYLTADTGADFGVMLSASHNAMPDNGIKFFARGGHKLPDDVEDRIEAAMGERWARPIGADVGRVVAMQEGHTRYIAHLLRVLPNQLDGLKVVIDGAHGAASMVSPEIFRLAGAEVIEIGTAPDGLNINDGYGSTHLGPLKAAVVAHGADLGIAHDGDADRCLAVDAAGVEVDGDQIMGILAVDMKERGKLAHDTLVATVMSNLGLLQAMEREGIRVLQTGVGDRYVLEEMRAGGYSLGGEQSGHVIMLDHGTTGDGVLTGLMLAARMAATGRTIADLGTVMTRLPQVLVNVRGVDKNRVESDEGLQDAVRQEETALAGSGRVLLRKSGTEPLVRVMVEAPTQDEADAVAHRLAGVVRERLTL; the protein is encoded by the coding sequence ATGTCTCGGCTCTTCGGCACCGATGGGGTGCGCGGCCTGGCCAACGGTCCCGTCATCACCGCCGAGATGGCCCTGTCGATGTCGGTCGCGGCCGCCAGGGTCCTCGGCCAGGCCGGGGCGACGCCCGGCCACCGACCCAAGGCCGTCGTCGGGCGTGACCCGCGGGCCTCGGGGGAGTTCCTCGCCGCGGCGGTCGTCGCTGGTCTGGCCTCGGCCGGGGTGGACGTCTACAACGCCGGCGTCCTGCCGACCCCGGCCGTGGCCTACCTGACCGCCGACACCGGTGCCGACTTCGGGGTGATGCTCTCGGCGTCGCACAACGCGATGCCCGACAACGGCATCAAGTTCTTCGCCCGTGGTGGCCACAAGCTCCCCGACGACGTCGAGGACCGGATCGAGGCCGCGATGGGCGAGCGCTGGGCGCGCCCGATCGGGGCTGACGTCGGCCGGGTCGTTGCCATGCAGGAGGGCCACACCCGCTACATCGCCCACCTGTTGCGCGTGCTGCCCAACCAGCTCGACGGCCTCAAGGTCGTCATCGACGGCGCCCACGGTGCGGCCAGCATGGTCTCCCCGGAGATCTTCCGCCTGGCGGGTGCCGAGGTCATCGAGATCGGCACCGCCCCCGACGGGCTGAACATCAACGACGGCTACGGCTCGACCCACCTCGGCCCGCTCAAGGCCGCTGTCGTCGCCCACGGTGCGGACCTCGGCATCGCCCACGACGGGGATGCCGATCGCTGCCTTGCGGTGGACGCCGCCGGCGTCGAGGTCGACGGCGACCAGATCATGGGGATCCTGGCGGTCGACATGAAGGAGCGCGGCAAGCTCGCGCACGACACCCTCGTCGCGACCGTCATGAGCAACCTGGGGCTGCTCCAGGCGATGGAGCGTGAAGGCATCCGCGTGCTGCAGACCGGCGTCGGTGACCGGTACGTCCTCGAGGAGATGCGTGCCGGTGGCTACTCCCTCGGGGGTGAGCAGTCCGGGCACGTCATCATGCTCGACCACGGCACCACCGGTGACGGGGTGCTCACGGGCCTCATGCTCGCGGCCCGGATGGCCGCCACCGGTCGCACCATCGCCGACCTCGGCACGGTCATGACGCGCCTGCCGCAGGTGCTCGTCAACGTCCGGGGCGTCGACAAGAACCGGGTCGAGAGCGACGAGGGCCTTCAGGACGCCGTGCGTCAGGAGGAGACCGCCCTCGCGGGCTCCGGACGGGTGCTCCTGCGCAAGTCGGGCACCGAACCGCTCGTGCGCGTCATGGTCGAGGCGCCGACCCAGGACGAGGCGGATGCCGTGGCACACCGCCTCGCCGGCGTCGTGCGCGAGCGTCTCACCCTCTGA
- a CDS encoding ArsR/SmtB family transcription factor — MPTSKTPQPASDRTSTPDVGDPAAPHTGIRLDATSLRVLAHPLRSRLLSQLRVGGPATATDLAATLGTNSGATSYHLRKLESVGLVADTGEGEGKRRLWRAATDFHSYYPSDFEGDEDSETALNWLARDYVRHFSEQAERWVDVSPGWPGDWQDACGSSDDMVLLTAPQLQAMRDEISEVVGRYRRVGQGNPDAKRIAVYLFAYALDLDKAPSR, encoded by the coding sequence ATGCCCACGTCGAAGACCCCGCAGCCAGCCTCGGACCGCACCTCCACGCCCGACGTGGGCGACCCCGCGGCGCCGCACACCGGCATCCGCCTCGACGCCACGAGCCTGCGCGTCCTGGCCCACCCCCTGCGCTCCCGCCTGCTCTCCCAGCTGCGGGTCGGCGGGCCGGCAACCGCCACCGACCTCGCCGCCACCCTCGGCACCAACTCGGGCGCCACGTCCTACCACCTGCGCAAGCTGGAGTCGGTGGGCCTGGTCGCCGACACCGGCGAGGGCGAGGGCAAGCGTCGGCTGTGGCGCGCCGCCACCGACTTCCACAGCTACTACCCGAGCGACTTCGAGGGCGACGAGGACTCCGAGACGGCGCTGAACTGGCTGGCCCGCGACTACGTGCGGCACTTCAGCGAGCAGGCCGAGCGCTGGGTCGACGTCTCCCCCGGCTGGCCGGGCGACTGGCAGGACGCCTGCGGCAGCAGCGACGACATGGTGCTGCTCACCGCCCCCCAGCTCCAGGCGATGCGTGACGAGATCAGCGAGGTCGTCGGCCGCTACCGGCGCGTCGGACAGGGCAACCCCGACGCCAAGCGGATCGCGGTCTACCTCTTCGCCTACGCGCTGGACCTCGACAAGGCACCCTCCCGGTGA
- a CDS encoding ester cyclase, with the protein MDAQLNKARTLDAVNALNRADLDGYLAIYAPGAVVHGLPDHVTPDVAGHREVLTEIRRALPDVQALVQAIVAEDDLLAVRVRYTGTHQGVLRGVAPTGRALSWEAMTFRRFDSLGRVVERWIIGDDLALLRQLGLI; encoded by the coding sequence ATGGACGCGCAGCTCAACAAGGCCCGCACGCTCGACGCGGTCAACGCCCTCAACCGCGCAGACCTCGACGGGTACCTCGCGATCTACGCCCCCGGGGCCGTGGTGCACGGGCTGCCCGATCACGTCACCCCGGATGTCGCGGGTCATCGCGAGGTACTGACGGAGATCCGCCGTGCCCTACCTGATGTGCAGGCCCTGGTGCAGGCCATCGTCGCGGAGGACGACCTGCTCGCCGTGCGGGTGCGGTACACGGGCACCCACCAGGGTGTGCTGCGGGGTGTCGCCCCGACCGGTCGCGCGCTCTCGTGGGAGGCGATGACCTTTCGCCGGTTCGACTCGCTCGGCCGGGTCGTCGAGCGCTGGATCATCGGTGACGACCTGGCGTTGCTGCGCCAGCTCGGCCTGATCTGA
- a CDS encoding alpha-amylase family glycosyl hydrolase encodes MPAPRRLTAVLIGGAVALTPALLTAVPAEAATASVALVGDLQSEVGCPDDWDPACTQSELSRVGDTDIYKGTFEVPEGDFKFKVALNDGWDENYGAGGTFNGDNIPLLLAGPASIEFTFDDATNIVTFAPADLDEDTTSADAALAEDSLRSALTRERFYFVMADRFANGSTANDQGGLTGGPLTTGYDPTHKGFYHGGDLKGITEKLDYIKGMGTTAIWLTPSFKNKPVQGAPGQESAGYHGYWITDFTQIDPHLGTNEDMKDLIDAAHAKGMKVFFDIITNHTADVIDYEEKQYTYRSKKAYPYEDAAGEPFDDRDHVSKPAAEWPELDAGSFPYTPFLAEGDEDAKTPSWLNDPTMYHNRGDSTFAGESSTYGDFIGLDDLFTERPEVVDGMGEIYKTWVEFGIDGFRIDTVKHVNLEFWQQFVPDILGAADRIGNDDFFAFGEVYDGNPAVMSEYTTAGKLQATLDFGFQQQGVDFAKGNPTDVLGDFFAKDDWYTDADSNAYQLPTFLGNHDMGRASMFLARDGQSEAEHLARVKLAQSLMFTTRGNPVTYYGDEQGFVSTGGDQAAREDMFASQVELYNTETVLGGPEGSRDRYDTKHPLYTHVKKLSQVRAAHPALADGAQIARYDTDGSGIFAFSRIGSDTKGKGNASKGKGKGGKDAGRVEYVVAANNGTTPATASFPTWTKGKGAVFTPLFGTDTAVKPSADGTVKVTVPPLSVSVWRANKPISTSGAAPTVEVVLPERGVNGRSEIRADVEASTFAQTTFLWRQLGAKQWQPLGTDDNAPFRVFHDVSALPLSTPLEYRAVVKDAAGRVAGDSSWTQVVGAPSRTVPENGDPAANQPGTVAIAGTLNSEMGCPADWEPWCDQAQMSLDGTDKIWKKQGVTLPVGPYAYKAALDRAWTENYGEGGVREGGNISMETADGTASFYYDPTTHWAVSDEEDPIITVPGSFQSELGCGGDWKPECMRPWLQDKDGDGIYAIITTKIPAGTWEFKVAHGLSFDESYPADNVSVTVPADGATTTFVYDSVTHEVSVTSE; translated from the coding sequence ATGCCCGCACCCCGACGCCTGACTGCCGTCCTGATCGGTGGCGCGGTGGCGCTCACCCCAGCGCTCCTGACGGCCGTGCCCGCAGAGGCGGCCACGGCATCCGTCGCCCTGGTGGGCGACCTGCAGAGCGAGGTCGGGTGTCCGGACGACTGGGACCCTGCGTGCACCCAGAGCGAGCTGTCCCGTGTCGGCGACACCGACATCTACAAGGGCACCTTCGAGGTTCCGGAGGGTGACTTCAAGTTCAAGGTGGCCCTCAACGACGGATGGGACGAGAACTACGGTGCGGGTGGCACCTTCAACGGCGACAACATCCCGCTGCTGCTCGCCGGGCCGGCATCCATCGAGTTCACCTTCGACGACGCCACCAACATCGTCACCTTCGCCCCCGCGGACCTCGACGAGGACACCACGTCGGCGGATGCCGCGCTGGCCGAGGACTCGCTGCGCTCCGCCCTCACGCGCGAGCGCTTCTACTTCGTCATGGCAGACCGTTTCGCCAACGGCTCCACCGCCAACGACCAGGGCGGGCTCACGGGAGGGCCGCTGACGACCGGCTACGACCCGACCCACAAGGGCTTCTACCACGGTGGTGACCTCAAGGGCATCACCGAGAAGCTCGACTACATCAAGGGCATGGGCACCACCGCGATCTGGCTCACCCCCAGCTTCAAGAACAAGCCGGTTCAGGGCGCCCCCGGTCAGGAGAGCGCCGGCTACCACGGGTACTGGATCACCGACTTCACCCAGATCGACCCGCACCTCGGGACCAACGAGGACATGAAGGACCTCATCGACGCCGCGCACGCCAAGGGGATGAAGGTCTTCTTCGACATCATCACCAACCACACCGCCGACGTCATCGACTACGAGGAGAAGCAGTACACCTACCGCTCCAAGAAGGCGTACCCGTACGAGGATGCCGCCGGCGAGCCGTTCGACGACCGCGACCACGTGAGCAAGCCGGCCGCCGAGTGGCCCGAGCTCGATGCCGGATCCTTCCCGTACACCCCGTTCCTCGCCGAGGGGGACGAGGACGCCAAGACCCCGTCCTGGCTCAACGACCCGACGATGTACCACAACCGGGGCGACTCGACCTTCGCCGGTGAGTCCTCGACGTACGGCGACTTCATCGGCCTCGACGACCTGTTCACCGAGCGCCCCGAGGTCGTCGACGGCATGGGTGAGATCTACAAGACCTGGGTCGAGTTCGGGATCGACGGCTTCAGGATCGACACCGTGAAGCACGTCAACCTCGAGTTCTGGCAGCAGTTCGTGCCCGACATCCTCGGCGCGGCCGACCGCATCGGCAACGACGACTTCTTCGCCTTCGGTGAGGTCTACGACGGCAACCCCGCGGTGATGTCGGAGTACACGACCGCCGGCAAGCTGCAGGCCACGCTCGACTTCGGCTTCCAGCAGCAGGGTGTCGACTTCGCCAAGGGCAACCCGACCGACGTGCTGGGCGACTTCTTCGCCAAGGACGACTGGTACACCGACGCCGACAGCAACGCCTACCAGTTGCCGACCTTCCTCGGGAACCACGACATGGGCCGCGCCTCGATGTTCCTGGCACGCGACGGGCAGAGCGAGGCCGAGCACCTGGCACGCGTCAAGCTCGCCCAGTCGCTGATGTTCACCACGCGCGGCAACCCCGTGACCTACTACGGCGACGAGCAGGGCTTCGTCAGCACCGGTGGGGACCAGGCCGCTCGCGAGGACATGTTCGCCAGCCAGGTCGAGCTCTACAACACCGAGACCGTGCTCGGTGGCCCCGAGGGATCGAGGGACCGCTACGACACCAAGCACCCCCTCTACACCCACGTGAAGAAGCTCTCCCAGGTCAGGGCTGCGCACCCGGCGCTCGCGGACGGTGCCCAGATCGCTCGGTACGACACCGACGGCTCCGGCATCTTCGCGTTCTCCCGGATCGGCTCGGACACCAAGGGCAAGGGCAACGCAAGCAAGGGGAAGGGCAAGGGAGGCAAGGATGCCGGTCGCGTCGAGTACGTCGTCGCCGCGAACAACGGCACCACGCCCGCCACGGCATCCTTCCCGACCTGGACCAAGGGCAAGGGGGCGGTGTTCACCCCGCTGTTCGGCACCGACACGGCGGTCAAGCCGTCCGCTGACGGGACGGTCAAGGTCACGGTGCCGCCGCTCAGCGTCAGCGTGTGGCGTGCCAACAAGCCGATCAGCACCTCCGGCGCGGCCCCGACCGTCGAGGTCGTCCTGCCCGAGCGTGGGGTGAACGGCCGGTCCGAGATCAGGGCCGACGTCGAGGCGAGCACCTTCGCGCAGACGACGTTCCTGTGGCGCCAGCTGGGGGCGAAGCAGTGGCAGCCGCTCGGCACCGACGACAACGCACCGTTCCGCGTCTTCCACGACGTGTCCGCACTGCCGCTGTCCACGCCGCTGGAGTACCGGGCCGTCGTCAAGGATGCCGCGGGCCGGGTCGCCGGTGACTCCTCGTGGACGCAGGTCGTCGGTGCGCCCTCGCGCACGGTCCCCGAGAACGGTGACCCGGCAGCGAACCAGCCCGGCACCGTCGCGATCGCCGGGACGCTGAACTCCGAGATGGGGTGCCCGGCCGACTGGGAGCCGTGGTGTGACCAGGCCCAGATGAGCCTGGACGGCACGGACAAGATCTGGAAGAAGCAGGGGGTCACCCTGCCGGTCGGCCCGTACGCGTACAAGGCCGCTCTCGACCGCGCCTGGACCGAGAACTACGGCGAGGGTGGCGTGCGCGAGGGCGGCAACATCTCGATGGAGACGGCCGACGGCACGGCGTCGTTCTACTACGACCCGACCACCCACTGGGCCGTCTCGGACGAGGAGGACCCGATCATCACCGTGCCCGGGTCGTTCCAGTCAGAGCTCGGCTGCGGCGGGGACTGGAAGCCGGAGTGCATGCGGCCGTGGCTGCAGGACAAGGACGGCGACGGCATCTACGCGATCATCACGACGAAGATCCCGGCGGGCACGTGGGAGTTCAAGGTGGCGCACGGGTTGTCCTTCGACGAGAGCTACCCCGCGGACAACGTGAGCGTGACGGTCCCGGCGGACGGGGCGACGACGACGTTCGTCTACGACTCGGTCACCCACGAGGTGAGCGTCACGAGCGAGTGA
- the rplM gene encoding 50S ribosomal protein L13 — MRTYTPKQGEITRAWHIIDATDVVLGRLASQTAILLRGKHKPTFAPHVDGGDFVIIINAEKVALTGAKLAQKKAYHHSGHPGGLKSTSYTELLAKSPEKAVEKAVRGMLPKNTLGRAQLSHLKVYRGAEHPHAAQQPQPFELTQVAQ, encoded by the coding sequence ATGCGTACCTACACCCCCAAGCAGGGCGAGATCACGCGTGCGTGGCACATCATCGACGCGACCGACGTCGTGCTCGGCCGCCTCGCCAGCCAGACCGCGATCCTGCTGCGCGGCAAGCACAAGCCGACCTTCGCCCCCCACGTCGACGGTGGCGACTTCGTCATCATCATCAACGCCGAGAAGGTTGCCCTCACCGGCGCCAAGCTCGCGCAGAAGAAGGCCTACCACCACTCCGGTCACCCGGGCGGCCTGAAGAGCACGTCCTACACCGAGCTGCTCGCCAAGAGCCCGGAGAAGGCCGTCGAGAAGGCCGTTCGCGGCATGCTCCCCAAGAACACCCTCGGTCGCGCGCAGCTGAGCCACCTCAAGGTCTACCGCGGCGCCGAGCACCCCCACGCTGCCCAGCAGCCCCAGCCCTTCGAGCTCACCCAGGTGGCCCAGTGA
- the rpsI gene encoding 30S ribosomal protein S9, with protein sequence MTENSQIDETAGTDVNDAPVTEYTSESDTNVAGAEPVARPAATVPGAATGRRKQAVARVRIVPGTGEWKINGRTLEGYFPNKVHQQIVNEPLKVLELDGAYDVLVRVHGGGPSGQAGAVRLGVARSLNGIDPELNRPALKKAGFLSRDARVPERKKAGLKKARKAPQYSKR encoded by the coding sequence ATGACCGAGAACTCCCAGATCGACGAGACCGCCGGCACCGACGTCAACGACGCCCCGGTCACCGAGTACACCTCCGAGTCCGACACCAACGTCGCGGGTGCCGAGCCCGTGGCTCGCCCGGCGGCCACCGTCCCCGGCGCGGCCACCGGTCGCCGCAAGCAGGCCGTCGCCCGCGTCCGGATCGTCCCGGGCACCGGCGAGTGGAAGATCAACGGTCGCACCCTCGAGGGGTACTTCCCGAACAAGGTCCACCAGCAGATCGTCAACGAGCCGCTGAAGGTCCTCGAGCTCGACGGCGCCTACGACGTCCTCGTGCGCGTGCACGGCGGTGGCCCCTCCGGCCAGGCCGGCGCGGTGCGCCTCGGCGTGGCCCGCTCGCTCAACGGCATCGACCCCGAGCTGAACCGCCCGGCCCTGAAGAAGGCCGGCTTCCTCTCGCGCGACGCCCGCGTCCCCGAGCGCAAGAAGGCCGGTCTCAAGAAGGCCCGCAAGGCGCCTCAGTACAGCAAGCGCTGA